The genomic window CGCGAATAAAGGTATACTCCTTGGATAAAGACTCCACCACTTCCCAGGTATTGTCGCGGCTACCATCATCAATCAAAATGACTTCGTAGGTGAAGCCCGTAGGCTCGATGGCGGCAACAATCTCCTTAAAAAGTTCAGGCAGGTTCTCGCTTTCTTCCTTAACCGGAATAACAAGACTCAAATCCATTCGTATCCTCTCCTCTTATCGCAATAATTACTTTGCTGCAACAACAGCAGGTTCCTTAGCAGAATCCTTTTCAGCGGAATCGGCCGGTTCAGCCGGGGCACTTTCTTCAACCTTCAGAGGTTCATCAGACATATTCTCTATCTGACGGCCACTCATCAGAAGACGAGCACGGCCACCTTCTTCATAAGCCGGAACACTGTTAAGGCCGCGGTTCAGCACTTCCTGGGCATTGATTTTCTGGCCGGCGGCTTCGTAAACGAATGCTGCTGCCCAGTAGTTACGCCATTCCGAGGGGAACTGCTTGATGCCCAATTCAAGATACTTCGTCGCAGCGGCAGCGATGCTGTCCACCTGGGCCTTCTTTTCGGCTGTGAACGGATGTTCGTTGCGGAGCTTGGAAATCTTGTCACGAGCATCGAAAGAAATCTGCAGGTACAGGGAAACATAACCCGAAAGCAGACGGGAAGTTTCTTCGTTGATGTAGGCGGTACCGTCGCCGAGACCGCGGAACTTGAACACGGAATCAATGAGGTCTGCCGTGAACTTTGCATCAAAGGCGTTGCGCTTCGGGTTCAAATCGCCCTTCACGAAGTTGTAGACCATGCCTTCTTGCACCATGTACTTTTCGAGACCCATAAAATTGGAAGTACCGACGGTCGTCGAGATTTCAATCGGCTTGTCCATGTTCTGGAGAGCAAGGTCAATCACCAACTTATGCTGCGTGAGCATCATGCCGCTACGGGTACGGGCAGCCCATTCGGTAAAGGCGTCCCACACTTGGTAATGCACCTTGAACTGCAGAAGCTTTGCGGAATCAGCAGCAGAGAGTTGCTGACCTTCCATAGCATCGATACGGTTCTTGAGCTGCGGCATCAGGCGTTGGGCGTTCTTGACCCAAGTAGAAACCTGATGGTTCGGGTTCGAAGCAGAACTGTTGTCGAGCACCATGTCGCGGTCGATAGCAGCCTTGTCGTAGCTGAGCTTAAGAATCGGTTCGTTGTCGAGCATCTGCTTGATATACCAGTCGGTATTACCGAGCGAGAGGTTCACCACGCGAACGTCCTTACGGATACCGGCCACTTCCTGAGCGAACCACAGCGGGAAGGTATCGTTGTCACCGTTGGTGAAAAGAATTGCATTCGGGCGGCAGCTGTTCAGCAAATTGTATGCGTAATCCCAAGGAACCCAAAGGCCGGAACGATCATGTTCCTTGTAGTTGGAAACGCAGGGAACCAAGAAGGAAACGGCAACCAAGAGTGCTGCCACCGGATTTGCAAATGCGGCAAAGCTAGAAGTAGCGGCAAGGAACACCAAAATACCGGCGCCGATACCGTAAATCATACTCATGAAGATAAAGGCCGGTGTATAGAAGTAGTCACGTTCGCGAACTTCCAGATGAACGGCATCGGGGAACGGAGCGCGGCCACCCACCTGGGCAAAGCCACTTTCAATCTTCTGCCAATTCTGCCAGATAGCGGAATTGGTGTAGCCATCGAGTTCACGCTGGAGCTCGGCCAAACGGGCATCGGGGGCACCATGAGCCTTGAGCGTTTCCATACGGATCTTGGTGAACTCAATGTTCTGACGCATGTCGATGAGTTCGTTCGGGTCCGGGAGAGCCGTAATACCCATTCCACGGGCATTCAGGTCAGACACATTGCGGCTCATCACGCTCACCCAGTAGTCATGTTCGCGCTGTTCCATGCGGGTGCCGTCGGCGAAGTTGATATAGAACAACAGGCCAAGAGAGCAAAGTGCATAGAGCACAGAAACAAACACGCCCAAGTTGCGGTTGCGCTTCCAGACGAACACGCAAACCATCACGAGCAAACCGTTAAAGAGCAAGAACATCATGAACTGCGGGAGTGTCGCATCGCCCATGAAGCTCATCTGAGTCGGGAACTTGATGCCGAAACGTTCCACCGGCTGGTTGTCCGCAGCATCAAACGTGTAAATGCCATTGGCGTAGTTCACGTCGCCCACCTTGTAAGGCAGGTACTGAGCCATCTGGTATCCACCGTAACCCATGTGCGGGAACGAAAGGAACTGGTGACTAATGCGAGAACGACGGTAGAAAGCACGGCTAATCATGCTTTCGGAGCCGTACTGCTTACGTTCAATGAAGTTGTTAAAGGCGACCCAGTTTTCATCCTTGAACAGGTTACCGAGCTGGAGGTTGCCTTGTTCGTCACGGATATTGATTTCAGGGTCATTTTCGTCGATAATCGGGTTCAATTCTGAACGGATCGGAATGTAGAGGTGCGTGCTGTAACCGATCAAGGCGAAGAACGCAAAAGCCAAGGACAGACGCATACTGCGCTGCACGCCCTTGCTCTTGAACGGCTTGGCCAAGCAAAGAATCGAAAGAGCGATTAAGCAGAGGAACGAAATTTCAATAAAGGCAGACACCATGTAAATCACGGAGCAAAGAAGCGTACCCGTAATCCAGATAGGAATGCGTTCCACAATCTTCTTGGGTTCGGCCACGAGCAAAAGCGCAAACACGGCGGGAACCGTAAGCATGGTGTAAAGGTGTGCACCCACGCCGAGGAAAGCGATATAGCAAATGAAAATCAGGATGCGGTCGCTGTATTCTTCGTTACGCTTGTTGTACCAAACGAGACCGAGGTAAGACACCAACATCAAGATGAACATGGCGATGCCGTAGACTTCGGCTTCGACCGCGTTGAACCAGAAGGTGTCCGAGAAAGTCAGGAGGAAACCGGCAACAAGGGCTGCCGTAGCAAGCACCACCGTACGAACCTTACCGGTAATCTTTTCGGCAAGGGCGTCAGTCTTGAGAACGGTTGCGAGGAGTTCCCAAGCAAACAGAGCCGTCA from Fibrobacter sp. UWB15 includes these protein-coding regions:
- a CDS encoding DUF2723 domain-containing protein; translation: MKHIFAGIAALVALVVYVLTMAPTVSFWDCGEFVACANTLGIPHPPGTPFFVFLARAVIVLLPFVGEIAKRVNYISVVSSAATVYVTALFAWELLATVLKTDALAEKITGKVRTVVLATAALVAGFLLTFSDTFWFNAVEAEVYGIAMFILMLVSYLGLVWYNKRNEEYSDRILIFICYIAFLGVGAHLYTMLTVPAVFALLLVAEPKKIVERIPIWITGTLLCSVIYMVSAFIEISFLCLIALSILCLAKPFKSKGVQRSMRLSLAFAFFALIGYSTHLYIPIRSELNPIIDENDPEINIRDEQGNLQLGNLFKDENWVAFNNFIERKQYGSESMISRAFYRRSRISHQFLSFPHMGYGGYQMAQYLPYKVGDVNYANGIYTFDAADNQPVERFGIKFPTQMSFMGDATLPQFMMFLLFNGLLVMVCVFVWKRNRNLGVFVSVLYALCSLGLLFYINFADGTRMEQREHDYWVSVMSRNVSDLNARGMGITALPDPNELIDMRQNIEFTKIRMETLKAHGAPDARLAELQRELDGYTNSAIWQNWQKIESGFAQVGGRAPFPDAVHLEVRERDYFYTPAFIFMSMIYGIGAGILVFLAATSSFAAFANPVAALLVAVSFLVPCVSNYKEHDRSGLWVPWDYAYNLLNSCRPNAILFTNGDNDTFPLWFAQEVAGIRKDVRVVNLSLGNTDWYIKQMLDNEPILKLSYDKAAIDRDMVLDNSSASNPNHQVSTWVKNAQRLMPQLKNRIDAMEGQQLSAADSAKLLQFKVHYQVWDAFTEWAARTRSGMMLTQHKLVIDLALQNMDKPIEISTTVGTSNFMGLEKYMVQEGMVYNFVKGDLNPKRNAFDAKFTADLIDSVFKFRGLGDGTAYINEETSRLLSGYVSLYLQISFDARDKISKLRNEHPFTAEKKAQVDSIAAAATKYLELGIKQFPSEWRNYWAAAFVYEAAGQKINAQEVLNRGLNSVPAYEEGGRARLLMSGRQIENMSDEPLKVEESAPAEPADSAEKDSAKEPAVVAAK